Proteins found in one Crassostrea angulata isolate pt1a10 chromosome 3, ASM2561291v2, whole genome shotgun sequence genomic segment:
- the LOC128178382 gene encoding phosphorylated adapter RNA export protein-like: protein MCQNVQLFCAVIRIYIYSFFRRMCGHGPPVEKPNFNVVCIGLSKSGKSTLLSVLSGESTDNIEPTIGFRIKALMFNDCIVDVKELGGGESVRPYWDKYFGGAEGIIFVVDSSASDEDLQLTNNELHKVLADPELDNLPLMVLCNYSDKKGAKSKEELQKVLELDLETNSRHWEIHSCTTSDRQSIKVAFESFNKKLWPSYGNKTCTMSDLEEGEITDSDKEETLSKKDKSTFPIPASDNAAATTSISYRSSKPQQDDSEDSDSSSYSDEDTPLWRCKKAKYFSSSRHEEQNMITELPQEIKSPVRKNERVSNEILNAQMAKRRINNVWGSVLTEQSLTQDLKDVGVKTTTCDNSRSVEKYDFTLKYDDKRPDLAADVCDIECHDPFNKVVDLPEIDSTVSRKRKRTHKERRPVKERIRTDNPRKSKEPLPDLEAEKIVKMIVKKLNEPKDYLFARIYRIIGKEKTLDLFYKTQDIEEAGGLLIQNKSRRRSPGGVFIHLLKSDNTISKDKIIDIFAKEEEDFIHTMEERKRIRKEQNQKRKERRRLRRLLPQSKLMQKAKASMDTDNRPNDREKEEENAMGSAESENESGNENLSSSEPEANLGQFEVNEKDVVEIDIGVDEMID, encoded by the exons ATGTGCCAAAACGTGCAGTTATTTTGTGCAGTCATAAGGATTTACATATACTCG TTCTTCAGAAGGATGTGCGGACATGGACCACCAGTAGAGAAGCCTAACTTTAATGTCGTGTGCATTGGTCTGTCTAAATCAGGGAAAAGCACTCTTTTGTCTGTTTTAAGTGGAGAATCTACAGATAACATTGAACCAACTATAG gttTTCGGATAAAGGCCTTAATGTTTAATGACTGTATAGTTGATGTTAAAGAATTAGGAG GAGGAGAGAGTGTTCGTCCATACTGGGACAAGTACTTTGGGGGAGCTGAGGGGATCATATTTGTAGTGGACAGCTCTGCCAGTGATGAAGATTTACAGCTGACAAACAATGAACTGCACAAAGTACTAGCTGATCCAGAGCTTGATAACCTCCCTTTGATGGTGCTATGTAATTATAGTGACAAGAAGGGTGCCAAGTCTAAAGAAGAG CTTCAGAAGGTCCTGGAACTGGACTTGGAAACAAATAGCAGGCACTGGGAAATACACTCCTGTACTACCTCGGACAGACAGAGCATCAAAGTGGCCTTCGAAAGCTTCAACAAAAAGCT ctgGCCATCTTATGGAAATA AAACCTGTACAATGTCAGACCTTGAGGAAGGGGAAATAACAGATTCAGACAAAGAAGAAACCTTATCAAAG AAAGATAAGTCTACATTTCCAATACCTGCATCAGATAATGCTGCTGCAACAACCTCAATAAGTTACCGATCAAGCAAACCACAGCAGGATGACAGTGAGGATTCTGACAGCTCATCGTACAGTGACGAGGACACTCCCCTTTGGAGGTGCAAGaaggcaaaatatttctcctCAAGCAGGCATGAAGAACAAAACATGATTACAGAATTACCTCAAGAAATCAAATCTCCAGTGCGCAAAAACGAAAGggtttcaaatgaaattttgaatgctCAGATGGCCAAAAGAAGAATCAACAATGTATGGGGATCAGTCCTTACTGAACAGAGCTTAACACAGGACTTAAAAGATGTGGGAGTGAAAACTACAACATGTGACAATAGTCGTTCAGTAGAAAAATATGACTTTACTTTGAAATATGATGACAAACGGCCAGATTTGGCAGCTGATGTGTGTGACATAGAGTGCCATGACCCCTTCAATAAAGTAGTAGATCTACCAGAGATTGACTCAACAGTGAGCCGTAAACGAAAGAGAACTCATAAAGAAAGACGTCCAGTGAAGGAGCGAATTAGAACCGATAATCCAAGGAAGTCAAAAGAACCTTTACCTGATCTAGAGGCAGAGAAAATAGTAAAGATGATTGTGAAGAAGCTGAATGAACCCAAGGATTACCTCTTTG CAAGGATTTACAGAATAATTGGAAAAGAAAAAACTTTAGATTTGTTCTACAAAACACAAGATATTGAAGAAGCCGGAGGCCTGCTCATCCAG AACAAATCTAGAAGGCGTTCCCCTGGAGGAGTATTTATTCACTTGCTGAAATCAGACAATACCATTTCAAAGGACAAAATCATTGATATATTTGCTAAAGAAGAGGAGGACTTCATTCACACAATGGAAGAAAGGAAACGGATAAGAAAAGAACAAAATCAAAA GAGAAAAGAGAGACGAAGACTAAGAAGACTACTACCTCAATCCAAGTTAATGCAGAAGGCTAAGGCCTCCATGGACACAGACAACAGACCCAATGAcagagaaaaagaagaagaaaatgccATGGGGTCAGCAGAAAGTGAAAATGAAAGTGGAAATGAAAACTTGTCAAGTAGTGAACCTGAGGCCAACCTGGGTCAGTTTGAGGTCAATGAAAAAGATGTGGTGGAGATAGATATTGGAGTGGATGAGATGATCGATTAA